Proteins co-encoded in one Kutzneria chonburiensis genomic window:
- a CDS encoding LCP family protein yields MPPNGPRPAGQQPPPRNPAPGNGAQPPAKPAAPKPAQPSAAQPAAKPAASKPPNAAQPSATPGAAKPAAPQASVKPKPQAKTSASKSEPPARKPAPARPALGGATVAKRAGLVALAVVSTVVLVVTGYGYATLDSLTSGLATDNVIKAEKPADGAIDVLLVGLDSRTDAHGNPLDPKLLAQLNAGGDDGELNTDTLILVHIPNDTSKPAALLSIPRDSYVDIPGGYGTHKINSAYARAMNDEASDLRNKGVTDNKQIAQQSQSAGRKELIATIEQLTGASIDHYAEINLFGFSEITQAIGGVKVCLKAATKDSFSGADFPAGVQTISGVNALKFVRQRHELPNGDLDRIKRQQVFMAGLASTVLSGGTLTNPGKLAGLIDAIKNAVVLDQGWDLLSFATQLKGMTGGGLHFQTIPTGRPDLPTPNDGQAVEVDPDQVKSFVQQLTGTKPTGSSAPTSGSSSTGNSITVEVRNANGTPGLADAVMSALVAKGFADGGTGNSTKRSKSVIRYPAGGAAAAEKVSEALGGGYDTEQDDADGIPAGHVRLFVSTQYDGPGATQGFAGTRAYALAPTTSAATPSSTDTITADGVTCVN; encoded by the coding sequence GTGCCGCCGAACGGGCCGCGTCCCGCCGGCCAGCAGCCCCCGCCGCGCAACCCTGCGCCGGGCAATGGCGCTCAGCCCCCGGCCAAGCCGGCCGCGCCCAAGCCCGCGCAGCCGAGTGCCGCTCAGCCCGCGGCGAAGCCGGCCGCGTCCAAGCCACCGAATGCCGCCCAGCCCTCGGCCACGCCGGGCGCCGCCAAACCCGCCGCGCCTCAGGCGTCGGTCAAGCCGAAGCCGCAGGCCAAGACGTCCGCGTCGAAGTCGGAGCCGCCGGCCCGCAAGCCGGCCCCGGCGCGGCCGGCGCTCGGCGGCGCCACCGTGGCCAAGCGAGCCGGCCTCGTCGCGCTGGCCGTGGTGTCGACCGTGGTGTTAGTCGTCACCGGCTACGGCTACGCGACCCTGGACAGCCTCACCTCCGGCCTGGCCACCGACAACGTGATCAAGGCCGAGAAGCCGGCCGACGGCGCGATCGACGTGCTGCTGGTCGGCCTGGACAGCCGGACCGACGCGCACGGCAACCCGCTCGACCCGAAGCTGTTGGCCCAGCTCAACGCCGGTGGCGACGACGGAGAGCTGAACACCGACACGCTGATCCTGGTGCACATCCCCAACGACACCAGCAAGCCGGCCGCGCTGCTGTCCATCCCGCGCGACTCCTACGTCGACATCCCCGGCGGCTACGGCACCCACAAGATCAACTCGGCTTACGCCCGGGCCATGAACGACGAGGCCTCCGACCTGCGCAACAAGGGCGTGACCGACAACAAGCAGATCGCCCAGCAGTCCCAGTCGGCCGGGCGCAAGGAGCTGATCGCCACCATCGAGCAGCTCACCGGGGCCAGCATCGACCACTACGCCGAGATCAACCTGTTCGGCTTCAGCGAGATCACCCAGGCCATCGGCGGCGTCAAGGTGTGCCTCAAGGCGGCGACCAAGGACAGCTTCTCCGGCGCCGACTTCCCGGCCGGCGTGCAGACCATCTCCGGGGTGAACGCGCTCAAGTTCGTGCGGCAGCGGCACGAGCTGCCCAACGGCGACCTGGACCGGATCAAGCGCCAGCAGGTGTTCATGGCCGGCCTGGCCAGCACCGTGCTGTCCGGCGGCACGCTGACCAACCCCGGCAAGCTGGCCGGACTGATCGATGCCATCAAGAACGCCGTCGTGCTCGACCAGGGCTGGGACCTGCTCAGCTTCGCCACCCAGCTCAAGGGCATGACCGGCGGCGGGCTGCACTTCCAGACCATTCCGACCGGCCGTCCCGACCTGCCGACGCCCAACGACGGCCAGGCCGTCGAGGTGGATCCGGACCAGGTCAAGTCGTTCGTGCAGCAGCTGACCGGCACCAAGCCCACCGGCTCCAGCGCCCCGACCAGCGGCTCTTCGTCCACCGGCAACAGCATCACCGTCGAGGTGCGCAACGCCAACGGCACCCCCGGCCTGGCCGACGCCGTGATGTCCGCCCTGGTGGCCAAGGGTTTCGCCGACGGCGGCACCGGCAACTCGACCAAGCGGTCCAAGTCGGTCATCCGCTACCCGGCCGGTGGCGCCGCCGCCGCCGAGAAGGTCTCCGAGGCCTTGGGCGGCGGCTACGACACCGAGCAGGACGACGCCGACGGCATCCCGGCCGGCCACGTTCGGCTGTTCGTGTCCACGCAGTACGACGGCCCCGGCGCCACCCAGGGCTTCGCCGGCACTCGGGCCTACGCGTTGGCCCCGACGACCTCCGCCGCGACGCCGAGCTCCACCGACACGATCACCGCTGACGGCGTGACCTGCGTCAACTAG